GGATGCAGAGCAATGCAGTCACTATGAAGTCGAGCTCAGATGGTCAACTGACTTCGATGGAGCAGATCCAGCGTATTGCACAGCAGCAGGGCTTATCGGTTGCTTCGCAGCAAAATGCTGAACAAATTCAGTTGGTGGTAAGCCATGCAAACTATGTGGTGTTGGCTAACTTTTTGACCCAACTAACGCAAAATGGCTTGAGTATTGAAAAAATGGAGTTGGTCTCAGATGCAGGGCAGATTAAATTATCAGCTAGCGTGAAATAATCGCTAAAAATAAAGCCAGACGAAGCATGGTGTTTTAGCGAGGCTATGCCTATAATATGGCGACTTAAAAAGCAGTAGACTTTTACAGATATGTTGTATTCTCTTGCCCGCCCTTTGTTGTTTACTTTAGCACCAGAGCGTGCACATGAGCTAACACTATCGCTATTGAAATCAACGCATAAGCTAGGCTTAATGCGTCAAAATATAGCGGCTAAACCGGTGACATGTATGGGCATCGAGTTCCCTAATCCTGTAGGTTTGGCTGCTGGTCTAGATAAAAATGGTGCTTATATTGATGCGTTGGCAGGTCTAGGGTTTGGTTTTATTGAAATTGGAACCATTACTCCACGTCCACAGCAGGGTAATCCTCTGCCGCGTTTATTCCGTATCCCACAAGCTAAAGCAATTATTAACCGTATGGGTTTTAACAACGCTGGTGTGGATCAACTGATTGAAAATGTCAAAGCAGCAAAGTTTAAAGGTGTTTTAGGGATTAATATCGGCAAAAATGCGGATACCCCAGTCGAAAAAGCAGTAGATGACTATCTGATTTGTTTAGAAAAAGTCTATAACTATGCGTCTTATATTACCGTTAACATTTCTTCTCCAAATACTAAAAACCTGCGTAGTTTGCAAAGTGGCGATGCTTTAACCGAACTGCTAGAAACACTGAAAAAACGTCAGTTAGAATTAGCTGAAGAGCAACAGCACTATGTACCACTGGTACTAAAAGTTGCACCAGATTTGGAAGCGGAAGATATTCAATTTATTGCGAAACAACTGCTTCAGTTTAAAATTGATGGTCTGATTGTGACCAATACGACTTTGTCTCGTGAAGGGGTGGAAAACTTACCTTTTGGTGATGAAGCGGGTGGTTTATCTGGTGCGCCTGTGTTTGAGAAAAGCACAGCGTGTTTAAAAGCTTTTGCTGAGGTTTTAAAAGGTCAGATTCCTTTGATTGGTGTGGGTGGGATTTTGTCGGGTGAACAGGCACTTGCAAAACAAAATGCAGGGGCAAACCTTGTACAAGTTTATAGTGGCCTTATCTATACAGGACCAACCTTAATTCAAGACTGCGTCTCTGCAATGAAAACAACATGAATGCCATTGATATCTTCATATTGATTGTATTGCTCATTGGAGGGCTCAACGGTTTGCGTCAAGGATTTGTTAAAGCCTTTGCGAACTTGATAGGATGGATTTTAGCGCTGATTGTTGGTGCTAAATTCGCAAGTGTCCTAGCACCTTCGATGGTCTCACTCAGTGAAGATCCAGTGGTTCAAAAAATTGCAGCTTTTGCATTTATTGTATTGGTTATTGTGGTTTTGACGTGGATTGTCACTGCATTACTGAATAACATATTGAAGAGTTTAAAACTCGGGCCTTTGAATCGATTAGCCGGCGGTGCTTTTGGTTCATTAAAAGGGTTGTTAATTGTTCTGATTACGATGCAAGGTGTGGGTTCTTGGGTTGAAAGCTCTCCATATTGGAGGCAATCCAAGTTTGTCCAAACACTTTTGCCTTACGCACCTTGGGCGATGGAGCTTTCTAAAGAGGCTGCAAGCGAGGCGATGTCACATATCAAGTCTAAAGATACACATGTATCTTCAGATTCTTCACCGAAAATTTCCTCGAAAAATGCTGAGGGACAGGGTGAGTCAACAAATAATCCTTTTTATTAATCCTAGCTTGTCTGCGAGGTTGCTATGTGTGGAGTAGTTGGTATAGCTGGTAAATCAGCTGTTAACCAAATGTTGTTTGATGCATTAACGATGTTACAACATCGTGGGCAAGATGCAGCTGGGATAGTAACCTGCCACGAAGGTCGTTTATTCTTACGTAAAGACAATGGTATGGTTCGTGATGTGTTCCACACTCGCCATATGCGTGCATTACAAGGTAATTATGGTATTGGGCATGTGCGTTATCCTACGGCGGGTTCATCGAGTAGTGCTGAAGCGCAGCCCTTCTATGTGAACTCACCTTACGGGATCACGTTAGCGCATAATGGTAACTTAACCAATGCTGAAGAAATTCATGACGATCTGTTCAAAACAGACTTACGTCATATGAATACGGATTCAGACTCAGAAGTACTGTTAAACGTGTTTGCGCATGAGTTGCAAAAACGCGGCAAATTGATGCCTACAGCAGACGATATTTTTCATGTAGTCAGCAAAGTACATGAGCGCTGTAAAGGCGGTTATGCTGTAGTTGCGATGCTTACTGGGCATGGCTTAGTGGGTTTCCGTGATCCAAATGGTATTCGTCCTCTAATTTACGGTTCCCGTGAAACTGATGCAGGTATGGAGTACATCATTGCATCTGAGTCTGTCGCTATTACTGCTCTTGGCTTTAAAGTTGAGCGTGATATTGCACCGGGTGAAGCGATCTTTATCGACTCAACAGGGCAGATGTTTACTAAGCAGTGTGCTGAAGCGCCTGAATACCGCCCATGCATTTTTGAATATGTTTACTTTGCGCGTCCAGATGCAATCATTGATGGTATTTCAGTCTACAAAGCACGTTTAAAAATGGGTGAAAAACTTGCTCAGAAAATCCTGACGGAGTGGAGTGAAGAGCATGATATCGATGTCGTGATCCCAATTCCAGATACCTCACGTACCTCTGCACTTGAACTTGCAAATATGCTGGGCGTGAAGTTCCGCGAAGGCTTTATGAAGAATCGCTACATTGGCCGTACTTTCATTATGCCAGGTCAGCAATTGCGTAAAAAATCTGTCCGTCAAAAGTTGAATCCTGTTGAACTTGAGTTCCAAGGTAAAAATGTACTTTTGGTGGATGACTCGATTGTACGTGGTACTACGTGTAACGAAATCATCCAAATGGCACGTGATGCGGGTGCGAAAAAAGTATTCTTTGCTTCTGCTGCACCGATGGTGAAATATCCAAACGTATATGGCATTGATATGCCAGCAAAAGAAGAGCTGATTGCATCTGAGCGTACAGTTGAAGAAATTCGTGAAATTATTGGTGCAGATCGTTTAATTTTCCAAGATTTGGAAGACTTAAAAGCAGCTGTGCGCACGAGCAAAGTGCCAGATTTACAAGAGTTTGATTGCTCGGTATTTGATGGTAAATATATTGCTGGCGGTATTGATGAAGCTTATTTAGATGAATTACAAGCAAAACGTCGTGAAACATCGAAAAAGAAAGACAGCTATATTGATGTCAATATTGATGCAGCTTCCGTTGATTTGACGGGTGTGAAAGAAGTCTAATTGATTTAGATTTGAGAAAAGCGGGAGTTTCCCGCTTTTTTCATTTATGATGGATTGATTCAAACAATGTAAGAAAAGGGATTTACATTGAAGGGTGTAAGTTATTCAATCATAAAGAATAAAAATATGTTGTGGTCCGCAAGTATCTGCTTGCTAGCGGTGCTTTTGTCACTATTTATTTTAAATACTGTGGCTGGACTGCTGGTTTTTTATTTTGATTCGAGTCAAAGCATTTTTTGGCATAGTTTGAGTATTTATATCATTGGTTTATTGCTCTTGGTGATGAGTTATTCCGTGGTATATGAGTTGTATGTGTTCCGTTCA
This DNA window, taken from Acinetobacter sp. WCHA55, encodes the following:
- a CDS encoding quinone-dependent dihydroorotate dehydrogenase produces the protein MLYSLARPLLFTLAPERAHELTLSLLKSTHKLGLMRQNIAAKPVTCMGIEFPNPVGLAAGLDKNGAYIDALAGLGFGFIEIGTITPRPQQGNPLPRLFRIPQAKAIINRMGFNNAGVDQLIENVKAAKFKGVLGINIGKNADTPVEKAVDDYLICLEKVYNYASYITVNISSPNTKNLRSLQSGDALTELLETLKKRQLELAEEQQHYVPLVLKVAPDLEAEDIQFIAKQLLQFKIDGLIVTNTTLSREGVENLPFGDEAGGLSGAPVFEKSTACLKAFAEVLKGQIPLIGVGGILSGEQALAKQNAGANLVQVYSGLIYTGPTLIQDCVSAMKTT
- the purF gene encoding amidophosphoribosyltransferase is translated as MCGVVGIAGKSAVNQMLFDALTMLQHRGQDAAGIVTCHEGRLFLRKDNGMVRDVFHTRHMRALQGNYGIGHVRYPTAGSSSSAEAQPFYVNSPYGITLAHNGNLTNAEEIHDDLFKTDLRHMNTDSDSEVLLNVFAHELQKRGKLMPTADDIFHVVSKVHERCKGGYAVVAMLTGHGLVGFRDPNGIRPLIYGSRETDAGMEYIIASESVAITALGFKVERDIAPGEAIFIDSTGQMFTKQCAEAPEYRPCIFEYVYFARPDAIIDGISVYKARLKMGEKLAQKILTEWSEEHDIDVVIPIPDTSRTSALELANMLGVKFREGFMKNRYIGRTFIMPGQQLRKKSVRQKLNPVELEFQGKNVLLVDDSIVRGTTCNEIIQMARDAGAKKVFFASAAPMVKYPNVYGIDMPAKEELIASERTVEEIREIIGADRLIFQDLEDLKAAVRTSKVPDLQEFDCSVFDGKYIAGGIDEAYLDELQAKRRETSKKKDSYIDVNIDAASVDLTGVKEV
- a CDS encoding CvpA family protein; amino-acid sequence: MNAIDIFILIVLLIGGLNGLRQGFVKAFANLIGWILALIVGAKFASVLAPSMVSLSEDPVVQKIAAFAFIVLVIVVLTWIVTALLNNILKSLKLGPLNRLAGGAFGSLKGLLIVLITMQGVGSWVESSPYWRQSKFVQTLLPYAPWAMELSKEAASEAMSHIKSKDTHVSSDSSPKISSKNAEGQGESTNNPFY
- the gspM gene encoding type II secretion system protein GspM; this translates as MKAIQNLQTVLDQRLELISTYFDRLTPRDRILAIFLVIFVLVSSIGAALWYTHAAAEKQQKRVNQLKETMTWMQSNAVTMKSSSDGQLTSMEQIQRIAQQQGLSVASQQNAEQIQLVVSHANYVVLANFLTQLTQNGLSIEKMELVSDAGQIKLSASVK